A stretch of Triticum aestivum cultivar Chinese Spring chromosome 1D, IWGSC CS RefSeq v2.1, whole genome shotgun sequence DNA encodes these proteins:
- the LOC123170230 gene encoding protein YIP4b-like gives MSHAQPQGDTIPLHPSSAQSDMDEIESLIHVAPTAAAVLPARPPSPPRASIPVANIPPVPPPASFRPQPPPTFSSAPLPSASASVAIPIGADGFGSPANTLTEPVWDTVKRDLTRIVSNLKLVVFPNPYREDPGKALRDWDLWGPFFFIVFLGLTLSWSASVRKSEVFAVAFAVLAAGAIILTLNVLLLGGQIIFFQSLSLLGYCLFPMDVGALICLLKDNDMLKIIVVAVTLAWSSWAAYPFMSTAVNPRRKALALYPVFLMYVSISFLIIAIN, from the exons ATGTCGCACGCGCAGCCCCAGGGCGACACCATCCCGCTGCACCCCTCGTCGGCGCAGTCCGACATGGACGAGATCGAGAGCCTCATCCACGtcgcccccaccgccgccgccgtcctgccCGCGCGGCCGCCCTCCCCTCCGCGCGCGTCCATCCCCGTCGCCAACATCCCTCCCGTGCCCCCTCCGGCCAGCTTCAGGCCCCAGCCGCCCCCCACCTTCTCCTCCGCGCCGCTCccttccgcctccgcctccgtcgcCATTCCCATCGGCGCGGACGGGTTCGGGAGCCCCGCCAACACGCTCACGGAGCCCGTCTGGGACACCGTCAAGCGCGACCTCACCCGCATCGTCAGCAACCTCAAGCTCGTCGTCTTCCCCAACCCCTACCGCGAGGACCCCGGCAAGGCGCTCCGGGACTGGGATCTctggggccccttcttcttcatcgtcttcctcgGCCTCACTCTCTCGTGGTCGGCCTCAGTCAGGAAG TCTGAAGTATTTGCTGTCGCGTTTGCCGTACTTGCTGCTGGTGCTATAATCCTCACGCTGAATGTGCTGCTTTTG GGCGGCCAAATCATCTTCTTCCAAAGCCTGAGTCTTCTAGGATACTGCTTGTTCCCCATGGACGTGGGAGCTCTGATTTGCCTGCTGAAGGACAACGACATGCTAAAGATCATCGTGGTGGCAGTGACATTGGCATGGAGCTCCTGGGCAGCGTATCCATTCATGAGCACCGCCGTGAACCCAAGGAGGAAGGCCCTGGCGCTTTACCCGGTCTTCCTCATGTATGTCTCCATTAGCTTCCTCATAATCGCGATAAACTAA